CTACAAAGACACAGCAACCTTGAAGCGGATGATTGATGCAGGAGATGGCAATGGTCAGCAAAAAGGTCGCCAGAAGCAGATGTTGCGAAATGTTGTTCAATTCTGTGAAAACCGCAGCGATTGCAGACGAGTGCAAGTCCTCGCCTATTTTGCGGAATACTTCCGCCAGGAGGACTGCAACAATACTTGTGATAACTGCAAGTCCGGTTTGGTGTTTGAGCTCCATGACTTTACTGAAGAGGCATCTTGGGCCATCAAGATTGTGCGACAATTCCAGAACACAAAGGAGAAGGTGACTGTGCTCTACTGTTGTGACATACTCCGTGGAGACTGCAAACGGCCTAAAGCTCCAGAGCATCGCAAGATGCCGGGGTATGGCAAGGGATCTAATCTCGACCGTGGAGCAGCCGAACGTCTATTTTACCGGCTGCTGGGTGAAGACGCGTTGGCTGAAGACAACGTGATCAATAAAAGTGATTTTGCTGTTCAGTACCTCATTCTCGGCCGTCGCGCAGCAGAGTATGAGAGTGGCCAGCGAAAAATGAAACTACAAGTTCGCGCCTCGCCGAATAGCAAGGCTAAAGCCAAGAGCAAACCCGCGGGTGCCGTTCAGAAGAAAAAGTCTGGCAATTCAGGCAGTGATCCTCAGTCCACCATGGTCTCTTCTCCAGTGCAAGCTGCCCAAGACCGCCGCCTTGACCGTTATCAATATACCAGTGCTCCAGCCGCACGTACCTCGGTCGATGAGGATAGTGATGGCTTTGAGCCCATTCGAATTACCGGCAAATCTCGCCGCGCAAACACATACGAGATGGGCCCTCCAATCACCAGCGATCAGAAGTTGGATCGACTTAATCAAATGCATCGTGTAGTTGTGGAGGATTTCCAAGAGCATGCCAAAATCATGCTTCAAGACGTGAGTAATCGCCACACTTGTGGTACGCCATCAAGAAACTGACGGTTGTAACAGCTTGTCGTTAAGAAGGGCCTTCGATGCCAACCGTTCTCTGATCAGGTGCTACGTGATATGGGCATATCCTTCCCCTCAAGTAAATAGGCACTATTCGATGAAACTGGAACACCAGGCTGACAACGAAGTAGATCTTGCTGAGCTTTCCGCGATCCCTGGCATCGACCAAGATAAGGTTAAGCGCTACGGCCGGCAAATCCTGGGACTGGTTGACAATGCAAAGCGGCGCTATCTGGAAATGACACAGGAAGCAGAGACCAGCGGCGTTGTTCCGGATCCCAACCATCATAATGTCATCAATCTCAGCAGCAGCGATGAGTATAGTGACGAGGACTTGTTTATGGACGAGGCTTCCACCTTCAATCTCGACAATCCTGTCTCGCCCGCACCCAGCAATGCAGCTGAAAATATCACAAGCCGCTACTTCCCTCCGGCAGCATCTCCGGGGTATGATTCTGGTGACGACTGGGAATCCAACACTGCGCCTTCGGGCTCCAAAGGTCGCAAGCGGCAACCTGCCAGTGGGAAACGACCATCACGTCGGAAGTATGGCTCCACTGGCGGTTGGAAGGGAAAAGGCGTCGGCGCACGAACAGGAAAGGCCAAACCGGCCGACCGTGCCACAAGCCAATCATCTGCCTCGCGAAAGAATGCGCGTGCCAAAGCATCTAAATCTATGATTGGAATGATGCCCATTTGAGGTTCTTTTATTGTTCTTTCCCAGCCTTTTGTGACGATGTTATATGATTGATTTGGCGTACGCACAAGCATGTCTAGGTGTTTTTTCTTCTCGCGATTTGTACGGAATCATTCGGAGGTATTCCACGGGTGCGGGATTAGGTAGGTAGTATTTGACTTGTTTACAGAGGACCAAAAATAAGAAGATACACATTAAAGAGTCAACAACAACTTTTTTCCACTCAATCGTGGAAGCTCTCCACATTTAATTCGCTAGTGAGCGACCAAAATCTAtcagtcgaagtcgccgtGCATCTCGAGGGTGAAATTGCGCGACCTTGGCTCTAACGAGGAACCTTGAAGACGCCGAGTCGCGCTCCAAATCAATGTAGGAGTCAGCCTCCAACATAGCATCGAGAAGGCCATGCATCTCCTTCGCAGCGGTCTCTCTCTTGTTTGTGGAAGCCTCGTCCGCGTTGCGTTTCATGAACTTGTCAATCCGCTGCTGTGATGCATCCTCCGTTTCTGCCGGCTCtttctgcttcttgggcTTGCCGTGCGCCGTATAACCCGCCTTCAGCGTAGCATCTGACACCTCAAAAGTATCGCCCACAGTCGGGCCACCCAGATCCTCAGCCGCAAGCATTGGAGCAAGTGTCTCATCGATGAAGTTATCCAACGAGACCTTGAGGCTCGCGGACGTGCGGTCCAGTTCTTTAATTTGCTTATTCTGCAGGGAGAGCTGCTCGCGTGCTACTTGGGACGGAGTCTgctctttctttctcgtGTTCGCATTATGGATTCTCTGAATCCGCTCTCGTAGTCCGCTTGCGATTGATTGAGAGTCGCGTAGATTGGCCTCTTCAACTCGTAGACGTTCGCGATCGACGGACAGCTGTTCGGTGGTCATAATGACAGAGACCTTAGTTTCTTGAACGAGTCGTGCAGTTTCTTCTATGGCTAGAAGTGATGGCAACACTGAGTCTGTCGCTGGGAGCTtatcatcggacttgagAAGCGAGTCGTATGCATTCTTGGCCCGTCGGGCTTGGGAGATGCGGGCCCAGGAAGCGGTGCCCGTTTCTATTAAATCAAGGGAATGGAGCTCCCGTAGCTGTAACGTATGTCAGGCAAGGCATTCTATTATGAGAACCTCGTAACATGCCTTGTTCAGTTCATCTTGCTGACGTTTGACTTGCTCTTGAAGCCCTTGCAGGGTTGCATCCAAACGCCGCGTGTACACGTGCAATGCAGTTCCACTAAGAGGTTCTTTTGCAGACTCGTACTCTGCTTCTTGGCGTTTCTCTGCGAATTTCCGGATCTTCTGCACTGTTTGGTCGGTGATATCCATGCTTATTTCGGCGGAGTGACGCGAGATGCAAATATCTCCTTCTAGATGTAACAAAAAAGACTTTTAATTAGAACTCGATTGCCATTTAGACTTGGTGTAAAATGTTTGACCGAAGCCTTAGAGGCAATCAAAATCTTAGACGCGAGACGAGATGCATCACGCCCATGCAACATTCGCGTCGACATCATGTGACCAAGCTTCACCCTCGACTTCCCTCCCTCATCGTCAACTGAACCTCTTCTCCTTACTCACCGGGAGTTCGTTTCATCGTCTTCATAAATCCCCTTATCCCCGCCTTTTCTCGAAAATCTACTACGTTCTTGTCAGAAACAGCTATTATCTTGTCGATTGCGAGTTTAGTCCACACCCTTGACCTCAGATTCAGACGTTATCGGAGGCTACAGTGTGGCACAGCAGGCAACGGTTTCTGGCGCTTGATATCTTACTTTCCTCATTTCAAATTTCCCGTCGCGTTCACTCAAGGATCCCATCTCCACCCTTTCCGCTTCCTCATTCATTTTGAGCATCTCGGCAGACCCCGTGAAGCTTCCCCGGCTGTGACTGCAAAGCCCTCTCACATTTGAACTTGCACTTCCTTCGTCTTACATCGGCACTCCCTCAGAAACACCCTTCCTTCACAGCCTCTCCaatctttttttcaaagCACCAATTTCCCCTTCCGATcgccagcaccagcacctTTCGTGGGAAATTCTGGTGTACATAAAAACGATCATAAAAAGAAGAACGCAGATTCCATTCTTGACATCTTCCGCTTTCACTTGTAAGTGAACACAAACAGCAGCACAGACTATCCAAGATGTCGGCTTCTCCATCCAACCTTCAGTCGACCAAGCGTCCTCTTGAGGATCCTTCGTCCCCGTCCGGCCCCAATGACCAGCCTGAGGCCAAGCGCCCGGCGCTGGACAAAGTAGTCAAGAGCGATGCCGATGCCGAAGCGGAAACAGATGTATCCAGTAGCCAGGTTCCTACTGTTGAGGGTGCCAAGGATACCCAGGGCGATACCGTGGTCCCCGATGCGCCCAATGGCAAGGGTCTCCCTGTCGACACCCAACCCATCCAATCGACAGCTTCCCAGGCCGACCGAACAGGCTCTGATCAACCCCCCCAAGACGAGTCGAGCTGGGTTCATATTCGTGCGGTGATCTCTAGCCCAGAGGCAGCCACCGTGATTGGAAAGGGAGGTGAGAACGTGTCCCAGATTCGTCGTCTGTCTGGTGCCAAGTGCACTGTCAGTGATTATTCTCGAGGTGCAGTGGAGCGTATCCTGACCGTTAGCGGTCCTCAGGATGCTGCTGCCAAGGTAGGTTCTTTTCGATTCAATATGTTGGTTACGAATATTCGATCGCTAATGACAACCATCAGGCTTTTGGTTTAATTATCCGTACCCTGAACAATGAACCTCTGGAGGCTGCATCCACCGCACAATCCAAGACGTACCCTCTGCGTTTGCTAATTCCTCACATTCTAATTGGCTCCATCATCGGCAAGGGTGGCAGCCGCATTCGTGAGATTCAGGAGGCTTCCGGCGCCCGCCTGAACGCCTCGGATGCTTGCCTCCCCCTGTCCACGGAGCGCTCTCTTGTCATTCTCGGTGTTGCAGATGCCGTCCACATTGCTACCTACTATGTCGCAGTCACGTTGGTCGAGCAGCTGTCTGAACGTTACGGCGGTCCCGCGGCTTCGGCATATGCCACTCGCAGCGGTGGTCCTGCCGGTGCTGTCCCCGGTGGCATGCAGGTCGTCCCATACGTTCCTCAGCCCGCCGGCGGCCAATACGGCCACCCCGAGACTTTCAAGCGTCACCACCCTCACCCCAACCGTGCCGGTGGTGGTGCATACGGTGTTCCCTACTTGCACGGCCAGCCAGCTCCTGCCCCTGTTCCCCAGACCCCAATGCACTTCCCTGCCGCTCCCCAGGCTCCTTACGGCGGCGCAGGCCCCCACCAACCCGCCCCGTTCGTCGGGGGTCCCCAGCAGCCAACTCCTGGCCGTGGACCCCCAACAGCCCCCGCTCCTGTAGGCGCTTCCATGCCCGGTCAGCCACTGACTCAGCAGATCTACATCCCCAACGATATGGTTGGCGCCATCATCGGCAAGGGTGGTGCTAAAATTAACGAGATACGTCACCTCAGCGGCAGTGTGATCAAGATCAACGAGCCCCAGGAGAGCAGCAATGAGCGCTTGGTCACCATCACTGGTACCGCGGAGTGCAACCAGATGGCTCTGTACATGCTCTATTCCCGACTTGGTTGGTCCCCCCCTTTCCCAGATTTCCCAAGTCTTCCAGGAAAAACGTTTGGTGCCCAGGTTCTAATGGATTGGACAGAGAGTGAAAAACACCGAATCTAAGCCTGAGCAGCGCAACCCACACTTGCTACAAGAGTCTTATTGCAGGGTTATGCCCAAAAGTCTACGGTGGTTAATGAagtctctttttctttgccttCGATTTTCTCTGGGTGTTattcctttttcctttttttttcttgttgtATCTTATTCCAAGGCGTGTGATTTGATTTTCTGCCTTTCTAATAACAATTCCCACAATTATCCCTTGAATCAAGTAGCCCGTTTCCCTTTCCAATACCTGCTCTAATTACCACCGCCATATCCTATGATCCGCGCAACACCGCTCAAATTACCATTCAAGCGCCCCCAACACTAATACATGGCACCTCGCTCTTCTGCGTTCATTTCTCTCCCTCCTTTCCGCTCTTGTTCCTCTTGCCTTCGTGTCCCTAACCCTCAATCTTTTGAAAACTAATATGTTTAATCTCCAACCCAGGAATAGGCGGCAGCATCTTCTCCCTCAGAGGCGCAATACCCTGAACAAACTTCTCTGtctccttggccttgagATGTGCCTCTCCATTTTCCCAGCCAACGGCGAGGACGTGCGCAAAAGCTTGCCCACTCGGGCTCTTCTCGTGCGTTAGCTTACTCGGCCGGTCGACATGTCCCATCGACCACGACCGTGGCCCCGCTGACTGCGGTAGCTGCTCGACCAGTGTGGTGCGGAAGCTGATCAAATCCGCGTTGATCTGCCTTGTTGCTAGCACGTCGAGGTCGCTTGGGAATGACAGCGTGCACAGCTCAGTCACGGGATTTTTGGTTAGGGTTTCTGTGCAAGAGAGTGGTGGGCTGAATGTGACGTGGAGCGATGACGGTGGCTGGGGATTTTCTGGGGCCAGGAATGGTTCGAGGAGGTGGATATTTATTGTGCTACGAGGGTCGGTCCAGTCTGTTGGTTTGATTAGACCCATAGGTCGTAGGTTCGTAGGGGGGTTGGATGTATCTGAAGTTGATCGTAGTTGGATGTTTCAGTGGGTTGCTGAACTCACCTATCACCCAGACGATGGTATCTTTGTCTTCGACTGTGCGTCCCCAGGATGAGTGCTTATGACCGCTTTGCTGTTGGGTTGTCCGGAAGATCTTCAGTAAAGCCTCGCCTTCTTCGCTGACCGGGTCTTCAGGCTTGACGGAGGATTTGAcgcggaagaagatgatctgACTAACGGTTTGAGACATATTGGGTTGGTTTGTTCCTCTTATGTGGGAAGAGAAATCAAAATATCGAGTGGCTGACGAGGTTATGATGTCACCCTTAGAATCCCAAATAGGAAACGGAAACGGAGCACTGGCACCTTCCTTCCTATTTTGTGTTCTGACGACCTTCCCCAGTAAAGCCATAGTCGTTGGATCTTCTCTCCACTTCTCTTCTATCTccgactttttttttgtctccTCTTTGGCATCAACCATACATTCTAATTTACTGGTTTATCCACTCTGTTccgagagaaaaaggaactcgacttgttcttcttggctACATTTTCACGCTATATCCTACACCCTACACAAATGAGCTAAGGAGATGGGTGATGTTCTGGTAACTCATGTGTGTCCTGGTGCTGGTACAATTACCTGCAGAGCTCTTGCAATCTTGATCTTGCGGCAGCTTATCTTGTCCGAAACCGAAATAATGGCTCCTGTCATCCATTATTTCTCTTACCGTTGGTTACGGAAACTGGTGAGCTTCCAAATCAAACGGCTCCCATATCGCTGCTTCCTCGCTTGAGCATGTCTTCCGGGTGAATCTGGCTCATCGGTGAAATCAACCCCTTGTCTTGAGAGTCGGCTATGCGCCTTCAGCGGGAATATGCTCGACACGTTTGATATAATGCGGATTACGACTTTGTTCTCACAACATGATTTAGGGTAAAGGGATGCAGATTGTGTTCTTTGTGATATCTGATCTCTCCTTCTTTGATACACTAGATCCTTGGGCATTTCGTGCTTTTTGGTTAATGTATCTGCTACAGTGCTCCTGTCGAATTGTAGATTCGGTTGCCTTTCAAAACAAAATGGCATTTCATGACTTTTGGTGGCGGTTCAACGTCATCGAACCACTTAAATGATAGACTGTGGCATTCGGTATTCATCCCAGAAATCGGGACTTACGGTTTAGGTGCTACTTGCCACTTGTGAAACTGGATGCCTTTCCATGAGAGTCTGGTTCATTTTTCCTTATTTTCAACGTAGCTGCTCTACTCATCTATCAAATACTCTGGTATAACCCCGTCGATTGCACGCCTCATACCTCTCACCTTAATCCAATACTTGCGAACTATCAACGATTCGATATTCCCTCTATGATTGCCATGATATAACTGTTTTCTCATCAGATCAAGGGAAAATCACACTCCGGTCAAGATGGACCCTCTGTGCACGAATTGCTTTGAGCCACCAGAGCGCCAGAGCCTTAGCCTGAGCCATGACTGCATCATTGTGTTCCTCATCCCTAGGCACTCCGACAACTGGTAGCGAGATACACCAGTGTCGCAGGTAATGCTGGGCGTGAGCGGAAATATTGATATTGTGGGTTTGAACCTGCTGAACCACAAACTCCATCAGCTGTTCGTCACTATGGGTAAACCTCGTTGCTTCGGGAAAATCTACTGTAATCCAAAGAGCCACATCATCTTGGGGGTCCACCAGATGCTCGGAGCCCACCATGAAAGGACACATATAACTCGCGTGTCCCACCATTTCTCTGGCTAATAAATAGTATAGATGTGAAGGAAGTGGGTGTCGTTGGGAAGTTATTTGTAGGATCTCCGAGCTAGTGGTGTTTAAATGGAGAAAAACTCGAGGGCATCGGCCTTTTCTATAGGTTCTGCGTCGTAGGCTAGGACAAAGGAGTTGTGCCATTCATTGTTACAATGGCTTTTTGTAGTTGGTCTTTGATGAACAACCCTTGAAACCAGTCTCATTCTATCTTGATGCGTCAAGATGTGCATTCTCCCTTCTGCTACTTTTGTCCCGACTATATCATTGACCGAATTCCATTCTTTGTGAAGCGCCAGGGGGTTAACTCTTACAGAAAGGCAAATGAGAGGTAGTCATTTGCTAGGCaagcgaaaaaaaattaaaaaaaaattaaaagaaCTCAGACAGGAAGATCACGAATGCAGCCTTTCTTTGCGCAAAAATACAGATTGGCTTTTTCAGGCGCAGTTGCAAAAAAATGAATGATTACGCACAGCATCCCCTGGGAGGCATGCATCTCCTGAGCTATCTGGTTTCACAGTGGCAATCTCCTCAAATCACGAGGTAAGTGTCATAAAGGCAGATGTGACCATCTACGTATCAACAACTATCAGAGGCTGTAACACCGGACCACCAGCGATTTTGATTGGCGATGTGCTTTGCACAATTGCACCATGAAGTACCATATCGAATTCAAGTGCCAGGAGATCAGACAGGAAGAAAGCAAGGATATTGCTTCCAGTGACATTGCATACCAAGAAAAACCGTGTCAAAATTTCGTCGCCCCCATACTAGGAGGTAGCTTAATCTGGGCATAAAGCTATTTTTTGTCAGTCAATACAGTCTGGTCAAGGTTGATGTAGATTGAATTGTGATATACCTGGTGCGTGTTGAAGGCATTTGAATGAGGCAAAGTTTCTGACGCAGTGTGGATCAATTGCTGGGACTAGTAATCATGGAAAAAATCCGACATTTGGTTAGGCCGACAGCATTCATGATACCATATAGAGTTAACTATATGACGTTTGTCTGGAGTTTTCATGTCGCTAGGGGATTTGGAGCTTGCACATCGAGCACCTTCGCCTGCTTGTCCTCCAAGGCCTTCTTCAAGTTTGCTTTCAAGTGTTGGCGACGCAACTTCCTGGCCTTGTATTGGACGATATCTTCTTGTGGGAGGGCAGGCTCGCCAGCCCCCTCCACGTTGCGGAGACGGCTCTGTCTCACGGAGCCATTGATGCTAGCCCGGAAGTTGAGACCGCGCGAAACGGAATCAGGAGTGTGATAGGCGCTACCGTCAATCGAGCCTCGCGACCCAGGAGTCATGGGAATACGGCCAGCAGTGTTCTTGTGAGGGGTAGAGAAGGGGGAGGCTTCGCGGCTTGGGGGTCCTGTGGGAGCAATGTCCACCCCGAGCTTGCGCATCTGTGCCTCGAGAACATCGATGTCTGTGCTCTTTCCCTCGGCCATGCTCATCATTGTAGCAATGGTCTTGGTAACAGCCTCGACGGTTGGTCTGTTCCTGCCTGTGCCA
Above is a window of Penicillium digitatum chromosome 2, complete sequence DNA encoding:
- a CDS encoding Acetyltransferase (GNAT) family protein encodes the protein MDITDQTVQKIRKFAEKRQEAEYESAKEPLSGTALHVYTRRLDATLQGLQEQVKRQQDELNKLRELHSLDLIETGTASWARISQARRAKNAYDSLLKSDDKLPATDSVLPSLLAIEETARLVQETKVSVIMTTEQLSVDRERLRVEEANLRDSQSIASGLRERIQRIHNANTRKKEQTPSQVAREQLSLQNKQIKELDRTSASLKVSLDNFIDETLAPMLAAEDLGGPTVGDTFEVSDATLKAGYTAHGKPKKQKEPAETEDASQQRIDKFMKRNADEASTNKRETAAKEMHGLLDAMLEADSYIDLERDSASSRFLVRAKVAQFHPRDARRLRLIDFGRSLAN
- a CDS encoding 2,3-cyclic-nucleotide 2-phosphodiesterase, translated to MSASPSNLQSTKRPLEDPSSPSGPNDQPEAKRPALDKVVKSDADAEAETDVSSSQVPTVEGAKDTQGDTVVPDAPNGKGLPVDTQPIQSTASQADRTGSDQPPQDESSWVHIRAVISSPEAATVIGKGGENVSQIRRLSGAKCTVSDYSRGAVERILTVSGPQDAAAKAFGLIIRTLNNEPLEAASTAQSKTYPLRLLIPHILIGSIIGKGGSRIREIQEASGARLNASDACLPLSTERSLVILGVADAVHIATYYVAVTLVEQLSERYGGPAASAYATRSGGPAGAVPGGMQVVPYVPQPAGGQYGHPETFKRHHPHPNRAGGGAYGVPYLHGQPAPAPVPQTPMHFPAAPQAPYGGAGPHQPAPFVGGPQQPTPGRGPPTAPAPVGASMPGQPLTQQIYIPNDMVGAIIGKGGAKINEIRHLSGSVIKINEPQESSNERLVTITGTAECNQMALYMLYSRLESEKHRI
- a CDS encoding Isocitrate dehydrogenase kinase/phosphatase, coding for MSQTVSQIIFFRVKSSVKPEDPVSEEGEALLKIFRTTQQQSGHKHSSWGRTVEDKDTIVWVIDWTDPRSTINIHLLEPFLAPENPQPPSSLHVTFSPPLSCTETLTKNPVTELCTLSFPSDLDVLATRQINADLISFRTTLVEQLPQSAGPRSWSMGHVDRPSKLTHEKSPSGQAFAHVLAVGWENGEAHLKAKETEKFVQGIAPLREKMLPPIPGLEIKHISFQKIEG